In Maniola jurtina chromosome Z, ilManJurt1.1, whole genome shotgun sequence, the genomic window gatattatattcagatGATAGGAGACATGCTGGGTCGTGAGATTAAGATACTGGTTTTAGAAATGGAATCCCGTATCCTCTTACCCACAATAGTATGACTGGGTCATAAATTAATTGCCATTAGTCCTAAAAGTAGAATGAACGTTCCTGCGGAACGTACCGGGTGCAGCGACGAGGGTCCCCGGTGACACTGCCAGAGCCAGCGGCGCGGCGACTGTCACAGCTGCCGTGAGCACGGTGACTTCGTGGGTTCGTACTTCGTATATAATCGTTGCTCCCGCTTGTTGTATTGCCGGGAGCGGATGCTCCTGGTTTAAAGTCTGGATAGGAGCCGGTGTCGGCTTCTGCGTTGCAGGAGGTTTTCTTGCGGGTGGGATTATTCATATCTTGGCAccggatcataatattacaagcccgaatgtatcggctagcttcacgctgtataagacacagtctatttctgtatgagctgatctttaatatttttctttattaaaaaagaatatgaagttttttcttgtcatagattcgttgtgctgggtatcgcacatcagtctggctggatctttaataataattaatttacggactgatcactttattctaaagagaaaaaatgagtgagagcttcctcatgagcatatccgataaagcgaagcgaagactagttttttcttgacgatggcttaattttatggttgacgtgcttggctgcgtttcgacaacaatcattggcactaactcaggttcgagttgtaatccgtctgtacaatggtattttaaaccatctacccttaacttttctatcagtagcgaaagggtacatccttattagaagaccgcaacataaatgtataaactatatgaaggtatgaagaaggtatttaatatgtgtaaatctcaaatgatctcatttttactcgataatagcacttgatatctcatgattcatgtagacacatttcattcacaaataataatcaaagtaaaggtaataatattcctttttaaatgtattccatcacgataatattttcaaagctttcggaattccaaatgatgtgaaggtaacatccccatgagatgtacacaacaccgaTTGGAAATTGATATCGTTCCATTAGTctgatacggaaatagtcctaataactattcacaatatcattagtaataggtaatgttttactgtaaataccttcatggtctgggcttccaaatgacgtgaaggttacatccccatgagatgtacacagcactattggaaagtgatgtcatatcatcaccagtgtgatacggaaatatcagcatttcactgttaaataccttcatgttccgggattccaattaacgtgaaggtcacatccccacaagatgtacacaacacaataggaaagtgatgtcatattctcagtgtgatacggaaatagtccttgcaactattcacaatatcctaagaaataaataacatttcactgtaaacaccttcatgttccgggattctaattgatgtgaaggtcacatccccacaagatgtacacaacacaataggaaagtaatgtcgtattttattagtgtgatatggaaataatcctagcaaattttcacaatatccttagaagtaggcaacatttcactgtaaatacctttttatttcgggattccaagtgacgtatcatatatatcatatcactagtttgattcgtaaacagtcccagaagctattcataatatgtttagaattaggtaacacgtcttcactgaaataccttatggtccggaattccaaatcacgtgaaagtaacatcgccatgttgtcatattatgtcaaggtaacatcgcaatgcacaaaacattaattgcatagtgatatcatatcaccagacactattataataaaaccttataacataaaaatatgtaacaaataaataaataaataaatcactatcgttttggtgactacgcttttgtaacgttttttaaaacttgaataacgtggtgatcggcgaggcactaaaacgcgaatgagatgggaacgctccagtggtaccaacaaaaaatacaaaaaatagaagtgcagattttctgctttcaaacaagtggtagaaaggcaatactttgacgtattactacaatgtatacctaatctcaaaggacgaagcaatgaggtataattaTGGAAAATAAACATTGATAGTTACACAATACATAACATTGATGCCCACCTGTGTAGAAAACACTTTAGCATTTGCAAATTTAACTTTAAGTTAatttataaacaataaacaccTGCTGTAATCAcctgttacaagtgtaaattaaaaatttataacacccccgacaatccaaagtatttgagttttccaaaacatcattttcaaataaataattatgtatttaggcaacgtccatcttgacagcttgacatttgtctattgacatagtattatgaacctaacggttatatctaaccttcttttctacaacaaaactagaaaagagctgataactcttaaacggctgaaccaatttttttagattatagctaagaacactctcgatcaagccacctttcaaacaaaaaaaactaaattaaaatcggttcattcgtttcggcgctacgatgccacagacagatacacagatacacagatacacagatacacagatacacagatacacagacacacagatacacacgtcaaacttataacacccccctttttgggtcgggggttaaaaacgtccAATCAGACATGTCAGTGATCTTATTCTAGGTAATGTTGTTCATTAGTCTTCATCAATTTGGACACTAACAACTAACTAACTACTGATTGATTTACATAACTGTGTGTAGTGTAACTAACGCTCTTGACTTACTTGAACACGGTACGTACAGCATGAGTTATGCTGTACGTACGTATGGCATGCTACCCGTaaatgtgttttattaatttgacacTATTTCTGTGAACACGCTCGTGTCACGTAAACTACTATGCATGTTTTCAAACTTGCACATCTGATTATTCCAGTTATATCATTTCATTCTATAAGCTAATTGAAATTACTCTGATATTAAATTGAAGTAAAGATGGATTGATATGTCTGTGAAAATATAGCTACTATTTTCATAATGCTTAATTAACTTGATTACTTTCTGGTAGTTTTTtcatgtaagtatatttgttatttatgttatttcactacttaaattaattagatGGCTTCTTCgaattaataatatacctaccaattGAGTTGTTTGAGTATAAAAAGCATGCGATTCGTGGCAATCAAAAATTTTACTCTGCTAGTTAGCTACGAATATTATTAAACAACATTTTTGGTGACTCATGTAACTTATTTTTCTTGTATACAATtccatattatattaaatattatgctatgaatccatataatttatataatttttgatttactatGATTTTGATGAGAGACTTGTGATTTTCTAAGATTTTTCTATATAAAAGTATTACGTAgttttttcattataattaattacttattttaatattacgagtatgttaaGCAGTGGGATGTCTAATGATAGATTTTTGATTAATATGATTATATTAATATTCATTTGCTATTTGTAAGTGCTTTACTTATTtgcattttgataaaaaattgtcAGCAAAGACGCTTAATGGCAATCTAAAGGTCTTAGCACATTACACAGACTTGACGTCAATTGAACATTGAAAATTCTAACACATTTCCACAGAGTCGGTGTCGAGTTTGTGTAATGTGCGAAAACCTTAAAGTAACTAGCTATCTCATACCTTTATCTGGCAGTGAATTGTTGCATAGCACGGTAGATTTTTGTCTTCCTTGTTGATACCTCCAGAGAAAGCGAATAagctttttacttttaaaataatcttaaaAATCATAGAAATACCTAAATTTAAAGGAGTCAAAAAACGCTCCAGATTCAATAAATACCAAAAGAAATAAATTCCATAATTTGCTTAGTCTCGATGTATCACTTGTATTCTCAAGGCATATTGGCGCAAAGTTGAAGAGCAGCAACGCGTCTTTTCTACTATGTAGTTTTCTAGTAATCAAAGTAAACTAAGAATCAGTACGTTTTATTTACCCGATGGACAAATAAGGATATGGAGTTTTGCAGCTATGTATGTgaataatgcataaattttgagaactcactcgccatatttgctccaTGTGTCatctgtcatgtcaaaagtacaggtCACCCTaagattaaggactaaaatggACTTCGTTTgggttggcgtttgctggcgcgcgtgctctgcctttttgaagtggtttttttgttaaaagtggccgggttttgtgttttactggtgttttggtggtggaactgactgggaagcgctctaaagtcTAAAGGGACGCCACGCGTGaatcggcgagcgccggcacagacgaagtccatacttatatagtttccctaacttgtaaataactacaaacttgacattggctaatctttgtaaagccagacaagagagaaaaaaaaggtctAAAATAGgagtacttttgacatgacagtttgACACTCAAAGCAAAAGTGGCgggtgagttctcaaaatgtatgcttTATATTATATGGGGTCATTTTTTCCCTTACATAACATAACTACTCGTTCAATTTTGAttgaagtaggtatagttagcTTATTTTCGGGGTGCCAAATACCCTTACATGTCATTATGATAAACCCGAAACGGTTGATATGACAGAAACACGACAAAAGCAAAATAAACTTGGGATCAATGGATCGAGTATTTATGTGTGAAAAGTCTCATAATATCTATAGATCCCGAGATTTACTAAAATATAAACCATATCATCCGTCTGTAATTGGATTTATAGTTTCAAGGGAAGTACCTAGTcatgtttgaattttttaattttatcttgttcATTAAAATTACACAAGTACACAAATTACTTCACACATTACGTAGTgaaagtaaataagtgtatcGCAAAATATTTATAGTACCTTTCAGGTACagacagggctctctccgtcactcgtttcatacaatcgtagttccaattttatttgaatattaagcaaccgaagtccatgaaattttgcagatatattctagaaactaatatctatgtctgtggttttccagatttctgttaaaatattcggtttcaaagttacgcggtcttaaaaattttcatacaaatctttgagcccctgtaattttaaaactacatatttttagaaaaatctaaaacaccacagacacagatattagtttctagaatatgtctgcaaaatttcatggactttggttgcttaatattcaaatgaaattggaactacgattgtatgaaacgagtgacggagagagccctcttattaatttggtttttgcaTTTTGTAAAcgaatacgacaacgtagggttatggcactttaattgcaatggcagtatcatcctcgcaggtttatataaaaatctttacttgaaagggtccagtttaagaattagttatagtatcgactaacttgtaagtaactcatgtcaaacacattattttgactaattccTACAAcaaagcctactttgtcgtattagtttataaattgcgaaaaattaaattaattttgaattttgcgggcccGTCCCATGCGCCCTCGCACTGCATTCCGGTCGATCGCCTCTCTTCTATCGCGTAAACTTTTATCTTTTAACTTATGAGATATGACTTACGCAAGAGTCACCTAGGGGTGCGCCGCCGTAGGTATTTGTTACTCGagtcacgtgaccaagtgaTCCAGGCCCGGTTATACCTTGAAACACTTTAAAAAAGACGCGTCGCTTCGTCAGCTTTACGCCAATGTGTGCAATTCTTACCTTAGTTTTTGGGAGTATCATTATTAATACCAAATTCGTTTTGCAGAAGTGAGACAGGAGGCAGTACAACAGGCACTAGCGGAAATGCAGAACCGACCTAAGCCATCGCTTCCTATGCCATCTAAACGAACGTCAATGATGGCCAAGAGTCCTGACAGAGAGAGACACGATCTTTGTGAGTATCGTTTATGAATACGGAACAACTAACCGGCCGCTTTTGGTACAAACCGCAATATAATGAAATCCGTATTTATCTAAGAATTGTGAAGTATCTAAGCAATTCCTTACATCGGGCTGAGGATGCTCTTTACATTGGACTGATGGGTGTATTTGTGTAAGCTGTAACTATCAAATATAACTTCGTACCATGGATTTCCGCAAAGTACCGACTGTTTCTGTCATTATCAtacatttcataataaaaactaatttatataTCAAAAATCTTATTTACTTCTGTTAGTAGACTGGTAATATGTTTAGATTTACCGCACAAGGTCAAGCGGCAAGGTGCATCTTTGCTACTCTTATATCTACTAGTGCTACTAGCGgcaatatatctacctactcgtTGATTTGAATTGTATGCAGAGATATaatgttgaaaatattatttcgagTTTCTCAGGTATACACGAATTGTACGTgttcatttatttatagaaccatgagtattaataatatgtaattgctACTATACCTAATGGCATGATTGTATTAAATTATATGTTTTGGCGTCTAATTTGAGTaacatacaataaataataattaattaattcattaattaGCCTGCTTTGTGTTGAATGTCAAGCTTTTCACACAGGCTAGGAAAAAGCaatcatttacttatttaaccGTAATTATTCTGAACGGAGTAGTTAGttgcaaaaataataacattttttgggaATTTTCTATTGCTTTTTAAGTTTGTAACTGGACGGCTTTTGTACATCCATTTTAGGGGCCGGTGcttgaagggtgccaacgggatcctatcaataagcctccgctgtccgtccgtccatccatccgtatCCAttatgaaccataataggtagagagttgaaattttcacagaataggtatttctattgccgctataacaacgaataatgaaaatttcaaaatgaccgccacgaaaaaaaagtgttatttctcgtGCGatgtgtgcaagtccgactcgcacttgaccgagtTTTTTCATACCAGTATTATTGAAAGTATATCTGTCTTTCTACAACTTTTTTACGTCATATTACCGAttatgacgaaattttgtatagcttactatacaaaatttcgtcataaTCGGTTAAGGTCCATCATTCCGGTGAAAAACGTAAGCTAATTTTTAGCCCGaaagagttcccaaaggatttttaaagaaccttTCTTTTTTTAGAAAGGTTCACGTCATGTTTCTAAGATCTGAAAACACGCGAACTtttcatcgaataaaaaatacttttgtatCAGCCTCAAGTTCAGACGAGGATTCGTGTGCTGGCGACTCAGAGCTGCCTCCGCCGCCTGAACTAGGTTCACCACCAGCTCGCCGCCCCGCCGCGCCGCACCCCCGCGCACACCCTCACCCCCTTCCGCAGCTACTCCACCAAAGGGAGAAGAAACACACGCCCCGGGAGAAGACAGAGATAGACCTGTCAGAAATCACACATCTTCCGGCATGTAAGTagagtttggttctcatttgaattatcagccaatcaaattcaataaaattttgtagacacattcTAGACACAAACTGAAATCTGTACCTGTGGTTTGTCGGACTACTGTAAAAATGTGTGtagcttttaagttttaagtcaTGTTCACAGTACTAAAGCAATTTGTATTACAACATGTTCAAAAAAtcgatttatattattttaataacgaAATGGTGAGTTTTGAGATAAATATCGTTTCTATGCTGTCCGAGTGCAAGAAAGATAAAGAGACTCTTCATGACACTGGCGCTTATTCATAGGCTCTACACAAGCGTAATACGTGAATGTGTTATACTCATACGTGCCAACTCTGAATATCGACCTATACACCAGCTTAAAGATTGGTAATATCTTTGAGCGCGCTAAGGTTACTTTTCTTAACGGCCCACTCTCAATTAGTGACTTTTGgaagctttttatttgaaaactataaatacTAACTTTAAAATTTCGATACTTGCTTTTTGGGACATTAATCTAAATTCTGCATGAAATTTCCACGATTGGATACAATTTTCGCTATGGACATTAGTTCGAAAAGTTCTCCAATGATCTAAATTTTTAGACATAATCataatgaataattataatttccaaaaatatgtaattaattttgtttattaactTAGTTGTTTTTTATCTCGTAGCGGCTTACATTGCTGTTGTGCCATTTCTTTCTCATAGAGTAAATAATCTCATCTTCTCATTTCTTGTTTGCTTTAAGATATATTCCGTGGTTCTGGCCTCTAAAGTACTCTGTGGCAAAGTGTTTGCAGGGAATTATCAATAACAACGGGTAAATGAACCGTGATCTAATAACCAAGGTCCTCAGGGGTGGGCGCGATATCCAGACAGTTGTGGGTTCAAATCTTactggtttgttggtttttgaTATGTACTTAAAACATGATTTTATgagtaataatattagtaacaATGCGTAtaggtattttgttttgttttgagtaTTTCAATTGTTTCGATAACGGATATACTTTGTTGATACACGTGCACCGTTTATGTATATTAGAGAGGTTGCTAATCGCATCCTGAAAGTACCGCGTTTTTCAGTACTGAAACTGTAAATAACGTGAACGGCTCTTGCGTTGTATGCTATTATGTGCAATCAGCTTGAATTAATACTATTTGTTTTGTGTGGGTAACGAAAAAAACCGGCTAGGTACGAGTCGAGCCTTTCTCCTTTAGGGTTCTTTACATAATTAGATAAtcaatagagcctcaatagcacaaccggtaaaggagtggactgaaaaccgaaaggtcgacggttcaaaccccgcccgttgcactattgtcgtacctactcctagcacaagcctgacgcttagttggagaggaaaggggaatattagtcatttaacatggctaatattctttaaaaaaaatgttttggtcATAGCTTAAAAACTACTTTAGGAATCGTTGTTTTCATCATTTATTCGCACTCTCTATAACATAGACTCACTGCGAGAAGAGTTTGAAAAATTCTTacggaatctttaaaacacatttatcCGTGTGAAATTTGTATCAGTAGCATAGGGCATTTACTATAATCATCCTAAATTCTCTTAGCGTGATCTTAATCTATGCTGATATACTCTTGAATTAATGAAGTGGTGAAGCGACAAACCTATCCCGCATCTAATTATGCACTACCCGCACACTCTCCGTCTCGTCATAATGGCTATACCGCAAACCTATATTCCTGTTTCCTATATCGCACCTTCAGAATAGTATGGACTTAACTCAAAAATCGAAGAAATTGAGTTACGGTCATAGAGGGTCACTAAAAGGGATGCACTTTTAGGTGAATAGTAAAGAAGCGGCGTTTTAATGGTAGAATAAAGCTAACGATACTTCGGTCTCTTTCGCACTCCCTCCCTCTACCCGCGCCGCTCAGATCTGTAATGACGCGTTTAGTGATGCATCGAAAGTGAAGTGAATAAGTCGTCGCAAGTTTATTAGTGAATTGACCTAAAACGTAATAAGTCGCTTGTGTACTGAACAAACGGGTAAGTAAACTTCTCAATCTTCAGTTTAAGAGAGACTCTTTTTCATATTAGGTCTTTTTATTACCGATTTGGTTTTTACTTCTAGGACTTATTGGTGATTGAGGCCCTTTAATACTTTAAACTGAGAATAGTCATAAGGACTAAACAGAATTGAGtcccttttaaaataaaaccaagGACTTTAATACATTTTACATCAAAATGTGTCACTACTACACTAATTTGCCTATAAATTAATGagctattttaataaatgagtCCTTATAATTATAGAAGATGGGTGTGTTTATTTGCCTTAATAAGATTTAGGACTCTGTATTTCCtaaataccgaatacttaaactATATTTTTAGTAGCCCTGTTGGTTTCAGATAAGAATAAAAATGAAGAGAAGAGCAGACTACATACTTGAGAAATTACAAATAATTAATGAGCAACGAGAGGTTATTTCTGTTACTATATTTACTTTACACTAATTGTAtttactggtttttttttaacaattatcGTAATTATCTTGACGTTTTCAGGTGGACGTAGTGCCAAGCTGTAACAAAAATGTAAGTTGGCCCTCGGACCAGTTTTTACGGAAATCTATTACAGAAACTAGGCAAGTAGACTTGaagtgtaagtacctatatgctTTTGTGCTTTTTTGTTACAGgatgaaattaataaagaaaacatTCCTCATTTTATTCAGCAAAGAAAACGAAAGTTGACTCAGGTAACTAAATGTTATTGTATTTTGCCTAATTATTTCTAACCAATTGGCTTTTTCCAACgattttctttttagttttataacaacttagtacctacagtacctaagtaggtacggtAGGTTCCTACCTAGCTTTAAGAAGGTTAATAGTGGTTATGATATTTACAGAATGAGTATGGAAGCGATACCTCTCGGCCATCCAGTCCATCAATAATAGAAGGCACACCTGAAAAAAGTGTGCCGTTTCTAAATTATGCACACGAACTTTGCGATAGCAAAAGGATCATAACTAGGGTTGGTCTCAAAATATTGTCTTTTTACGTAGATGGTTATTTAATGCCATAACATACATTGCATATTCACTTATTTGTTAATCTATGCTTTCAGGTTAATACTGAACAATGCTATTCGCAGCCAATAGAAGCTGCACATGAAATCACTGTtatggtaaataaaataatgttttttttttattaagttagtGTACGCAGTATACTAAGACATTAGAGTCACACAAATGATGTAAGCACATgagatatttatattatacacaattaggtatatatctaagtattcattttaaaatattacattttagGAACCTGTGGCAGATGAAGTGGAAAATCTGAAATGTACACAGGGACAGAACCAACTAGAAAATGAACTGCCTAGGCGAGCACGCAGCAATTCATCGTCCAGCAGTTCCTCGTCTTCTAGCTGTTCAAGTAGCTCATCTTCCTCTAGTCGCAGTAGCCCGCTCCATAATGGTAACACAATTGAGTCGAATACAAAGATAGGTGACCCCTCAACCTCTACAGGTACATATCGTAACACTACACAGCCACCTAAAAATTATTGTGAGTCACCTATTCATTCGAACGAAAGTGATGCAGACTTGAGCGACGATGACCCTTCGTATTCAAATAGGCCTCGTTCACGTCTTGGAGTTGCAGTCAGATTATCTGCGTCGAGTACTTCCTCATCTTCTGATACTACAGACAGTGATGCCGAAAATGTTAATGCTTCTATTGTGGAAGGTCCAAAGAAATCCCGCAAACGTCTACGAAATCCCAATAAGTGGAAACAAATTGTTGCCAAAACTTTGCGAAATACTGGGAAAGAATATGTGTCTAACactaaatctaaaaaaaatgttccCGCTCGTTCTATAAAAGATCCATGTACCAGCAAATGTAGAGTCAAATGTGTCGATAACATAAATGAGATCGATAGAAAtctattatttcaaaaatattggGCACTAGGCAACTTGGAATTACAGAGATCTTTTATAAGAAATTGCATGGtagaaataaaaccaaaatataaatacacaaaCGCGGCTAGACCAAGACAGCCTAATAATGCATTTTATTTTACAGTTAATGGTACTAAAATTAGAGTTTGCAAAACATTCTTTATAAACACGTTAGGTATATGTGACAGGCAAATAAGAACTGTTAAAAAGAAGACAGATGCGCAAGGTTTCGTAGAGAAAGATAATCGAGGTAAAAACCAGAATAAAAAAAGGATAGAACCAGCAATCATACAAGACATAAAGAACCACATTAATTGCATACCTAGGATTGAATCGCATTATTTAAGGTCTTCAACTTCTCGCGAGTATATAGGTGGAGAGAAGACCATAATGGATCTATGGAGAGATTTTGATAAAGATCAACGCGACGCAGGAAAAGCTACATGTCAA contains:
- the LOC123880309 gene encoding uncharacterized protein LOC123880309, whose protein sequence is MKRRADYILEKLQIINEQREVDVVPSCNKNDEINKENIPHFIQQRKRKLTQNEYGSDTSRPSSPSIIEGTPEKSVPFLNYAHELCDSKRIITRVNTEQCYSQPIEAAHEITVMEPVADEVENLKCTQGQNQLENELPRRARSNSSSSSSSSSSCSSSSSSSSRSSPLHNGNTIESNTKIGDPSTSTGTYRNTTQPPKNYCESPIHSNESDADLSDDDPSYSNRPRSRLGVAVRLSASSTSSSSDTTDSDAENVNASIVEGPKKSRKRLRNPNKWKQIVAKTLRNTGKEYVSNTKSKKNVPARSIKDPCTSKCRVKCVDNINEIDRNLLFQKYWALGNLELQRSFIRNCMVEIKPKYKYTNAARPRQPNNAFYFTVNGTKIRVCKTFFINTLGICDRQIRTVKKKTDAQGFVEKDNRGKNQNKKRIEPAIIQDIKNHINCIPRIESHYLRSSTSREYIGGEKTIMDLWRDFDKDQRDAGKATCQYWLYYDIFTKQFNIGFFQPKKDRCDLCFEYELASPEKILQLKEKYDRHLKEKDLSRKEKHNDRLNIDETHICAVFDLQAVMQCPSGDSSSFYYKTKLNCLNFTIVELLKKRDKNLEENTESEHKRDIGAYGDVYSFFWDETQGKRGSSEIGSCVLKYLEILNAKHQGQAIHVTFYSDNCCGQNKNKYVACLYSYAVSHFENIQSITQKYLIKGHTQNEGDNVHSLIEKEIQRNKKAGPIYAPCQYVTLIKNSRKNGKPLIVQELTYDFFWDLKMFQEKWAYNFSENENKGNVTWNDVKILKFIKEDTFTFYYKTSYSQNEFNKVNMRNKRKKMSGIREIAMTKAYSQRLVLSERKKTDLRSLIEHNLIPHYYADFYNNII